The Larus michahellis chromosome 9, bLarMic1.1, whole genome shotgun sequence genome contains the following window.
CGTCCCCTCCCACCCAGGCGTTGTCCAGGGCCACCACGACCTAAGAATAAACCCCAGCTAAGGCTACCCGATTAAATCCTGAATGCAAaaccatccccaaaacacagagaagcagcagcatggcCCCTCGTAGAGCACCTCCTGACTTTGGCGGGAAAAGTTAATTCTTTTATTATGTCAGCTGCTTGCTGGCAACAACAAAGCCAGCGGATTAAGCTTCCAGGCTCATTTTGCAATCCTCCAGCTTTCCCAGCCTCCCCAAGGAACGTGACAAATCCATCTCGGGggttaaaaagccaaaaaaccaagaaaatgggATCCAACCTTTTAGCTGCCAGCTTCGGGTGGCGGGGCTCaggtccccccagcagcccctgccttcGCAGCGCTGCCCTCGCCAGCTCCCGCTGCCGCTCTGAAAGCCAAGCACAGGGGCAGAGCTCAAAATACCCAAGCGCTCCCcaggggtctttttttttttttttttgggggggggggtgtgtatTCTTTGGGGGGGTTATTTTTTGTTGGGGGGTCCTAGGGAGCGCATGGGGGCATTGAAGTGCTTTCCACAGGCAGCGCCTATaggtttttagtttgttttttttctaaatgtctttATCCCACCGAGGAATAGAACGGCTTTCAGTCACTCCCGCCCCAAGCGAGAGGTGCAGGTGTCTCCCCGAATGCCAGCAGAGTCCCTTGGAACGACAGCGAGGACCACTTACGGAGCTTGGCATGAAGGGAGGGAGGTTTGCTCATGATGTACGGTCCCCTTTTCTCCACCGTCTCTGTTGCCTTGCTCAGCCTCTTGTTTTCAGCCCaaatcagctaaaaaaaaaaaaaaagggggggaaataagTAAATTTAGTAGCATTTTTCTATGGGGACGAAGTAAACCAGAGTCATCTCAGAGAGCATCTggccagggagagctgggaggggacggCTCCTCCTCGCCAGCTCCGTGCTGCCgccagaggaggaagaggaagaggaataagCAGATCTGTTCACAGATGAAGGGATTATTTGGGAATGGCGACGCTAAATTAAAAGCCCACACAGCAACCAGTGGTTTCTTTGCAAGCCTGCCTCTAGGGAGAAGACACGGTAGAGGAGATTTAACTAGCAGGTTgatcaaataaaatataaaggtactttattttaatttctccatgGGTTTCGAGCCTTTCAAGAATAAACCCACATCATTAAAACACAAGCAGTGTCACATAATCGGGTCTGAGAGTCAAGGCTTTAAGGAAAAGCCTCCCCCATCCAGGAGAGGTGGCTCTGCTAAATGACCACGGGCAGAAAAAAGTTCTGCAAAGACaataattaataaagaaaatagagGAAGGGTCAGAAAATGAGCAGAGAGTCCGTCGgcgcaggagggagggggaattAGAGGCAGCAGTTAACAAGGCGGGGCGGTGACGGGACGGCACATCCAGGATTAGTAGAAGTGTCTCCGTGGGAATTAGTGGGGCAGAGCCCCCTGGGTGGGAATAGCTCCAGGTGCAGGGAGCGGGGCCTTATACCAGCCCCGTGCACATGCCCCATACTGCCCCATACACACAGCCCAGCCCTATACCCTCCATGCACTTACCCCATACTGCCCCCCCCACACATCCCAGCCTTATACCACCCTACACACATACACCATGCTGCCCCAGACACATCCCAGCCCTGTACCCCCCATGCATATACCCCATACTGCCCCACACACATCCCAGCCCTATACCACCCCCAGGCACATACCCCATACTGCCCCCCACACATCCCAGCCCTAtaccaccccacacacacaccccagcccTATACCACCCCCATGCACATACACCATACTGCCCCACACAGCCCTCCCAGACCCACACCCCCCACGCACATACCCTATGCTgcctcccacacacaccccagcccTATATCACCCCCGTACACGTACCTTACACCGCTCCATACTGCCCCATGCATACACCCCAGCCCTATACCCCATACTGCCTCATGCGTATACCCCAGCCCTATACTGCCCCATACCACCCCCATGCACATACCCCATAGTGCCCCATGCACGCACCCGAGTCctgcaccccccccacaccctggcCTTACACCACCCCCCCTATGCACATACCCCATACTGCCCCATACTACCCCGTGCGCATACCCCAGCCCTATACCACCCATGCACATGCTCCATACTgccccacgcacaccccccaGGCGCACAGCCCGGCCCGTACCCCCGCTCCCCGCCGTCCGCCCGTTCTGCTCCCAGCGCCATcgctgccgccaccgccgccgcccgtcGCCATGGCCGCTCGCCCCTCCCCGCGGAGTCACCAGCCAATAGCAGCGCGCGGCGCCGGCTGCGCCCAGCCAATGGGAAGCGAGGTGGTCGCGCGCGCTCctccgccgcgcatgcgcagcgcGCCCGGCGGGGCACGGGGAGATGCGGCTGGCGGAACAGTGGGACAGCGGGATACCGGGACAGCGGGTGGCCCCGCCCCCTGGGACCCGCTTCCCTGCCCAAATtcatgtttttctgaaaaattcctttttggtgaaaaaaaaaaaataataaaaggaatgtcccttcccccccccccagctttttttcccccccagtccctgcctgcaCCGGAACCGAGTTCCAGAACAGATTCCCGGCCCTGCCAGACACCAGCCTGCCCAGGCACCGTGAGGGAGAGTACAGCCGGTGCCAGCAGGAGCCTCCTGCCGTCCTCGGGGGCTTCGTTAAGCCCCGGTCTCGTCCTGGGATAACGGCCCCTCCAAGGGCACTTCGCCAGGTCCTTGCTCTCCCCTGCCCTGAAGCAGACCCCAAGAGGGCCACCGTGCCCCTCGGACCGAGCcaagcctctcccttcccacagccaggaAGGATTTACAAGCTCTTAACACCTAATTTCTCACGTTTACActttgcttcttcctcttccccgtaaaagcaaacagaaataatcAGACAAGGCCACCGCTACCACATCAGTCAAACCAGTTTTTCCTTTATTAGGTCCAACTTCACATGGTGTACATTGTGACTcaataaaggaagaaattatttcaagtaAGGTAATATTTTAACATCTGTGTCTCCAGGCGACTGTGTACAATTGGGGAGCATCAGCGAAACGCTCCAGTAATGCACCtggaacagaaaagaagagaaaacccaTTAAAGCAGCGGCCTGTTATCTCCACAAAGTTTCCATGGGGTCTAAAACGTGTTATTCTCATTGCTTGTTTTTCCACTCAAAAGCCCAATTTACCCACACGCAGCTTCCAAACGCAATTACCGCATCCCCAACTTCGCATCCCAGGGCAGGGACTCGAAGATCCAGAATTAAACACTATTTGCAGCCTGACACCCGATAGCTCTATTCTGAGCGTGCTATTAAAAAAGGCTGGAATACGACACTGGCCACCTCCTGAAGGAACCAAGCGAGGAGCCTGCCTTTATGTAATTTCcatgaggatttttattttagtcGGGGATTATAGCCTGTTAGGTTTTGCCTATACTTAATGACAGATCCTCATTAACCAGAGAAGCTGGTGCTTAGTAACAGCACCTTCAGACCCTGCAGTTCACGCGAGAGCCTGGTATTTACCGTGTAGATCTAAGCCAGTACAGATGATTTGCATATTCTGTAAGCGAGGGGCCCTCCAAATTAGTGTTTAATTATAGAAAAAGATGATATTTTAAGCGGAAGGTGAAGAACCTTCAGTGTTGTTGGGTGACTACTGTCAGTGGGGCCCATTTTCTAGCATAAACTAGGAATTAGTGTCTCCCAGCTGGCTACACCGtgacaataaaatgaaagtttgtgcatttccagaggaaatgaCCCTGCCATTTGCTAAAAATGCTTCCGGGGGAGAAGCTAGTGAGGAGCAAAGGTTGCCAGTCTGCCGGAGAAGTGCTGCAATACGCGTTGTCTCGGCGACTGCTATCTCGAAATCTCTGGGAGGTCGAGTATGGCGGCCAACCACCCCATCCCTCCTCAATCAACCGCACTCTCCTTTTGTTAAGCCTTCCTTGAAAAGGGTTACTACCTTTTCTTGGAGACCTGTCATTAGAGTTATTTGGAGAACCACATTACAAGAACTTCACAGACCCACGAAGGCAAGGAAGAGGACTCTGCCTTTGCCAGGAGAGTTTTAGAGGAGCAGAGTCCCATGGCGAGAGCCTTGGAAGCATCGGTGTCCCTTACCGGTAAGATTTATGCTTTATCCAGGCCCAGTTCCTCTGGAGTGGAGATTCCCAGTTCACTCAAAGTTGGTCTAAGCTCCTGGATAACGTAAGGGTAGATTTCCTTGTGAGGTCCTGCCTTGTcctgaatgaaaagaaacagtgttGAAATAACACAGCAAGCTCCACCGGCCAGTTTTGTGACCAAGTGTTCTCAAAAATGGTCCACGGTCTGATCCACCTCATGGGGACAGGACCGGAGAGCGCAGCCCAGCTTCACCTGTGCGTCAAATAAACAAGACTGGCATACAGCTCTACTGGACAGTCCTCCCACTCAAGGGACCGTCGTGGCAAAGCACCCCAGAATAATGCTGAACTCCCCTTTGGGGGACGTGCAGATTATTCCTAACACTTGATGCCTTTCCCTCACTCAACATCAGGCTGATGTGACCCATAACGTGTGTGCTGCACCATGACAAACCCGAAGGCCAAGCCAAGCTCCTTGAATAAGGGATGCTTTGCAAACCAGCCCAAAGAGCGCCGACATCTTAGGAAACGGAATGAAAATGGTATCTGATCAcagcaaagtggaaaaaataaaaatcagcttttggGTGGACCCGAGAGAAAATTTAACTTGCTTGGAAATTAGGGGAAAAACACAACCCCCCTGAATAATGTTTAGGCAGGACTCCAGGAAGACCATAAATCTGTCCCCCGAGTTCTGATAAACTGAGTTGTGCCCTACATGGTGGGGGACTAggggcgaaaaaaaaaataaaaaataaggaaaacatatGAAGATTCTTCTGTTGGTCTTATGTCTCCAAAACCACGGAAAGAGTTTCAGTTCTAGAGAAGAATGCAGAAATAGCAAACTGAAAAGCAACTGATGGTGGAGTAGAGTTTGACGCAAGTGGATTTAAGAGCTGGCAGCAAAGACCTCCAAGCCAGCCCTCCTCAgctgtggcaaaaaaaacccaacaaacccagttGGAATAGCATAGCTGCTGGCTTCTACAGCTGAAATGGAAGAACTCCTGCCTCCATCCCCCTCCATTTTAACTCCCTGGTAAACAAAGGCTGGACTCGGGTTTCAAGGTGCTGGTTTATGTTGTTTTTCAAGCCTATGCAGCTTCCCAAGTTACTACTCCCAGCCAGCTCAGTACTGAGTCCTTTAAGAAGCCAGTAAGCTGCCTTTGCTTGAGATATTTCTAATAAtgcttactaaaaaaaaaaaaaaaaaaaaaagaaaagaaagaaaaatcctgaaagaCTTTATCACGAGAGTCAGCATCaggacagaaaaatatgaaaataataatgttaTATACTTCCACCAAGCTGTGCTGTTGAGTACTCTTACctcaaaacaattatttcaagCCATGGAGCACGTGCTTGTAAAGCAGACATTGATTCTGGCAGCAGGAAATAGCGGTTTCCCTTTGCACCTCTAACAATAAGCCGAGAAGAAACTCTTCCACCACGGGGCTCTCAGCAACACGAACGCAGCGGTTCCACCCCAGGCTGCCACCCCACTCACCTTTACAACTTCTAAGATGCGGACGGCACTGGCAAAGTCATTTAACCGTCGGCATGCCCTCAGAGCTGCATCGATGATTTTTGGTTCCGGAACCAGGTCATAACCCACAAGCGTGTTTATGCCTGCGAATATACGGAAACACCAAGAGGAACTTGGTGTCAGCTCATCACGTTATCAAAAGAAACCTTCTGAACCTATCCAAAGGAGCGTTATTTTGCTCCACCTTATGAAAGAATTAAGTATTACCACACCACCAGTCGCCATTAGAAGCCGATTACAGCTTTCACTGCTATTTTGGggacacatatacacacacagcgccaagggttttcttttgctcttctgcctttctctgttgCTCACTACTGCAGATTTTAAGTGGATTTCATGAAATCCCAGTGGGCCATTTTCATCTGTGCTCCCAAAAGGAGTCAGTGTCTGTACCACGGCGCATCAGTTATGGAGTCACTAAGAAATCCAAATGACTTCATTCCTACAGGTGTAATGAAACCAGAACTTGAGCCGCCgtctgcttccttcctctcctttcagagGGAAGAGCCCAACACCAAGTCTTCCAGGTGATGCTGGAATGATCCCTCTGGCTGTTATGCAAACACATTTATAAGCTTTAATTGGGGTAGTTTAATAGGAGCTGGCAACTCCACAGCAAATAACAACTGAAGACAACCCTACAGTGAGTTATGGCCAAAGTATTAAATCAAAGTCCAAAGAAAAATGCGTGTGGTTATTCATTACGCAACAGATGAGCTCAAATACACCTTTCAAATAGACCAAATGTTTCTCTCCCTCCCATCCAGGTGGTAAAACGCGTACTCGGGGGCACTAAGATTTACTGAGCCTGGACTCCCACTGCCTTGTCCCCCCCACTCTCCCTCAATCTGCAAGCCACAGCTCCTTCCAACCCGCTCGGCTGGTTGGTGAGGTGCCATCGCCTGCTGGGACAGGCGCAGAGCTGAGCAAACAGCAGCACGCCAGCCACGGGCACACACACGGAGTGGCCAGCTGACTCAGAACAGATAAAGAAAGGCTCGCATAGTGCCTTGCCCCCACTAGCTATTTACATTATTGCTCTCCTACACCAAACTCCCAGTTTTCACTCTTTCTGCTCTCCCACAGCAAAGTAAAAATAAGTTGTTATTTCTGGTCATGAAGCAGTTATATTTACTCCATGTCACTCCTCCCTTTTCATTCAACATACCTTTCCTGAGCTCCCAGGCATCAATATCTGGCTTGTTGAAATATGTCACCCAGCGAGCATCAAATTCTTCATCTGATTCTTGTGACCCATGAGAGTAGCAGCGGGCAGGCAGTACAGCTgaatgcaaaaagaaaggaagaggctttgagcaaacataaaataaatgtactttagtcctgataaagagaaaaaaaaaaagccataaagtaTGTATTTCACTCACTACAGGGAATCCAGATCAGTCCTCAGCCTGGATAAGGACTGGATGAATAAAACTTATTAAATACCTGTTGTTCGTTTTGTGGCAAAGTGTGTATCTTCTGTTTCGCATCAGAACTCTAAAGTGTTCCTTGATCCTTTGGTCAGAGCAGGATCAAGAGGGATGGGGGAAACACCAAGAGAAAACCAATTCTGTATAACTGGTCCTTAAGAGAAGTTTTTCTGGGAGCCCTACTTCCACAAGAGAGAGGAACTTTCCCTCTTGCGAGAGCCAAGCAAGCCAGAGAAACATAACGTACAGGTACTTCATCATCAGCCCCCTGAAGCAGCACAATCGTTCTGTTCCCCACACTCGACCCCCCTCAAAACCACAGGACTTGTCTGTGCCGTGAGTTCAGCTACATGAATCGGTTTTCCAGCGGCATTCTTTCCAGAAATAAAACCCTGTATCCTATCAGTTATATCGTTGTCCACTTCagaggaacacgctggtttgttCTGGAGTAACTTCCCACTGTAGACCACTCCTGAAATTGCTCCATAACCAGTTTTGTAATCCAGGAAATGCAGATTTCCCAACCAACAGACCAACTCAACAGCAACGAGCTGCAGGTCTTCGATTCCACCACGCGTTCAGAGCTGACGAGGGCTTGTTTTGAAGCGGTTGTAGGGATCCGCGCAAAACAACCTGAGCCCAATTATGAAGGCTCTGAAGAGCACGAGGAACCTATTAGAGGATATTGAAGagttgaaagagaaaacagaatcgCTGCTGTCCCTGTGTCTGTCCAAGATAAAACTCCTGGATCTCACCGCTGTAACTGCATTAATATTTCGTaattaataaaacacaaaagtGGATTGTTCGCCAATGGGCAAATAAGGTTGATGCGATTATAAACTCATTTCTTCCCTCAACACCACTCTAACACAAATTGCTTTGTTGCTGGGCTGTTTTTTAACCCAAAAGGTTGGAAGAGTTTTCCCAAAGGAACTAAAACTTGGGGTACAGCCACCTCCACAGCATCGGAGCCGTACTGGGTCCTCCCTGCAAAGCCGAGTACCCTGCAAGCTGCCTTACCAGCACAACACAGCCTGGCTACCGGCTGCTCCCTTTCCCTGCCGGTAATTCCACTCCGCTAATATTTGCGCAGAGGTCATACACCAGATATGACCTTGCCAGCCTGAAGCTCTGCTTCAGAGAAGGCTGATATGGCTagtcactttttctttcttaacctaGCATGAACCACTCATACTGACCAAccataaagttttatttaaaagaaggaaCACGCCAAACCACGTACCTTGCATTCCGTACGCAAGATAAAAGACTAGGTTGAGTTTTTTGCATCACTCCCAGCTGTATTTTTCTAGTTTGAAGATCGCAGTGAGTAGCATACTGCAAGGCAGCACCTTAATTCTACATAAAATATAACAGAATGAACGACCACAACATCAAGATATATCTTTATTCGCAATACGTGACGGCCCGATCAGAATGCAATCCAGATTTTTAACAAAACGTAAGGTGGTCCAACATTTCAGCTGCAATTCTGGTGTATGCAATGCTCCCCAAGCGACGAAAATATTGTCATTTGTTTTATCTACATAACTAGATATGGGAAAAGTAAATGACAGGCCAAGCCAGAATTATAAGGCTCTTTTGCCGTGCTGTAGGGAcgctccccatcccttccccagctccaaaACTGATCTTTGACCCCAAGTTCTCTAATAAATCACATGCGCAGCTGAGTTCAGAGCAAGAGCAGtcccctgtgcccaggcaggGAGTCAGAGGACACTGCTGAAAAACCCTCAGACATGCATCGTTTGGGCGAGAACAGTGTTTCCAAAACATAAAGCAAACCCTACAGAGAAACCGCAAATCTCAGTTTGAGAAAAGCCTGGCCTGAAGTTCTCAAATGCCACCTTTAAGTCAAAAAACTAAAGCCTATCCCCTGAGTGCTCAACAAAACCATTCCCTTTAGTCTTAAATAAAGGAATGACTTGGTTGGACTAAAAGGATCCCGaaggcaaataaagaaaaaccaCAGGAATTTGAACTCTGGATTCCCAGGAGGCATTTTTCAACCGCTGCTCTGTTTCTTTACCACCCTTTGTTTCCCATACTAACGCTGCCATCTCTCTACTGGACTGAAAGCCTATACTGGAGAGCGGACCCTGCAAGCCACCCTGGCAAAGCAGGAGCCAGACGGGTGCCTCGCGTTTCCGTGGGGTCCATCAAGGTCACTGTCACACGCACCGTGCCTGCGTGACAGTCGAACCACACCAAGCCACCCCTGGGGAGATTCCCAACTctgggaagaagaaacaaaaggcatGTATGTTTGCAGAGGTGCGTTTTTTAAGAGAACGTAACAAGCTGCAAGAGCCTGAAAAGCTCACAAACGCGTGTTAAAAGCACACAAACGCGTGTTAAATCTTCCCCGATTGCTGGAACTTGTCAGGTTTTCCTGTTAACGAGCCCGGAAGAAAAACATGCATTAAGAGGAACGTTAGTTCACCAAAAAAGGCCGGACTGGCAAGGAGAAGCAAGGGCATTACATGTAGACCGTTTTAAAACATTACAGAATATAAATCTAAACCCAGAGGCTCAGGAGATGAACCGAAGGCATTACCTTTGCCAAAACACAAGGCCCTGAGGGCTGCGGGGAAGGCGCAGCAGGTTGGGAGGGTAACGCGGGCCCTCGGTAAGGCAGGACCTTGGAGGAGAAGAACATGGAGGCCGCTCGGTAGGGACGGCGCGGAAAAGCCAGGGCTGTGAGCAGCGGGATTCAGCAGGAGTGCAAAGGCACTGCGAGGAAAGGATTCTAAtgccttttaaatgtttttaaggcTTATCCATGAAATCCCAGCGTGCAAACAGGGCAACCACCACTTatcactttgcctttttttaaaaatgaagcaatCCACCCCCCACAGCAACTGTTTTAATTCCCCAAGCGCTACAGGAGAGGCACACGCAGGACCCCAAGCATTTTAAACGTGACCACCGCCAGTTTAATTCGCTATTAATTGAGATGCACAGACACTGCATTATGGTTGTTTTCAGCCTGGCACCCACACCGCGCTGCCGGtggctgctcctcttccccttcctatTAATTGGGGTGTTAATAAAGGGGGGCAAgagccggagcggggccgggggaaaGGCCCCGGGCGGGGGTGCCCGTCCGCGGAGATCACCGCTGACCTCCCTCAATGTCACCTTGGCGGCAGGCCGGGGAAAAGCGCCGCCGGCCCCCTCGCTGCAGGCCCCGGAAAGGCGCCCCGCTATCCCCGCGAGGCGGTGGGGCCGGTAACGACGGGGGGGACCGGGGTGTGTtaccgggggcggcggcgggcaggcccggcgggggcggcgcgcACTAGGCCGCAATTGTGGCCTGCCCTCGAGTGACACCGGCGGGTCATTACAAGGACACGGCGCCCTCGGCCGAGCACCGGGGCCGAACCGAACCGGGGGTGGGGGTCGTAAGGCCGAATACAGGGCGGCCTCTCACCTGCGGGGCGACggacggcggcggcgcggaggccGGAGACGGCGCAGCGGCGGAGGAGCGCGGCGGTGGCGGCCAgcatggcggcgggggggaatggcagcaccggggcggggggggggggggggggcgggctgctCAGCTCCGGGCACCGGGCGgcggatggggagggagggaagggacagcTGCGGCGGGGACAGACAGCGGGACagccgcggggggccgggctTAGCGCCTCGGCCGCCGGGCGGGGCTGGACGCCATTTTGGGGCGGAGCCAGCCGCCATTTTGTGGCGAGGGCGGGGAAGGTGGCGTGCAGGTGGTGGCCTCCCCGCCGCATAAAAGGCCGGTAGCGGAGGTGCTTTAGGGTTTTATCGCGGCTGCTCGGTTGTCTGCAAGTGGCCTCCTTAACCGGGCATGACCCCGGTGCGGGCTTTGTGCCCTCGCTGTTTGGCACCATCTCTGGCGCGGGAAAACGGCCTGGCTTCTTCGCAGTGAGGGAGGGAACCATTGGACCCAGCCGGGTGGTGGCCGCGGCgtccagcagctctggggcttTCTGTAgctctgccccactgccagccctggCACACCCGTTGTGTCCTTGTCCCCAAACCTCAGACACTGCCCGTGGGGCGCTGCCCTCGGGAGGGGAGAGCTGACCCAGCCACGGGGATGCCGCCGGGCCCACAAAACGGGCCCCGAAACTGTTCTTGGTGCTGTCCCTCAGCAGCGCAGCATGAGAG
Protein-coding sequences here:
- the COX5A gene encoding cytochrome c oxidase subunit 5A, mitochondrial, with product MVPNSEGTKPAPGSCPVKEATCRQPSSRDKTLKHLRYRPFMRRGGHHLHATFPALATKWRLAPPQNGVQPRPAAEALSPAPRGCPAVCPRRSCPFPPSPSAARCPELSSPPPPPPPAPVLPFPPAAMLAATAALLRRCAVSGLRAAAVRRPAAVLPARCYSHGSQESDEEFDARWVTYFNKPDIDAWELRKGINTLVGYDLVPEPKIIDAALRACRRLNDFASAVRILEVVKDKAGPHKEIYPYVIQELRPTLSELGISTPEELGLDKA